From the genome of Leishmania major strain Friedlin complete genome, chromosome 35:
aggagggggaaggggaggggcttCGTACGACAaagaacaacagcaaaaaggGACGGGATagcaccaccacaaccaGTTGCCTCCTCCGACACGAACAGAaactacacacacacacagtacTAAGCCAACTCATCGGACAGTTATTATCTCACCTTCCCAGGCGTCATGCCTGGGTTCTGAGAGAGTCTTCCTTTCCAAGCACCAGGTGTTGCCGGCTTACATGGAGAACATCTTACTCATGCGGACACATACCTCCTCGTAGTTGTCAAAGGCGCTCAAGAGGCTGTTGTGGTAAGACGGCGGGGCGCCACAAAGCGCAACAGCCTTGTCGGCGTCCGCGCCATCCTTCTGAAACTGCGGCAGGCGAGCGATGGAGGAGATGTCGAACTTGATCACCTCATCCTGCTTCGAGTAGAGGACGAGCTTACGGTTGTGCCTAACACTGTCCCAGCCGGCCAGAGTATGAAGGTCGCCGACAAACCAGGGAAAAACCTTGCGTGTGACCTTGGGGGTGAGATAGGAAAAGGCTACAGCTGCGTCCGACATGGACGAGAAGGTCCGATCCAGCACGAGGGAGGCATGCGGGTAGCATtccgccaccacctgcgccgcaGTACCGCCGCCGATGCTATGACCAAAGAAAAGCAAGTTGTGCTCGTCGATCCTCTCCTTCTCAATGTACGCCCGCGCCACTGCGGCGACGTCCTCGACTAATTCACCGAGCTGCGAGAGATAGCCGGTGCTGAAGCCGATGCCGCGTGGGTTATACAGGATGGCGTGTGCCTTGAGAGCGTCGCTGATGACGTGGATGTCGTTGAGGCTGTTCTCCAGGAACTccgcgttgccgccgcagtACACAATCCAGCGCGACGTCTCATACCCCTGCTTTACCACCAGCGTCTGCAGCTCCGTCTTTCCATCCAGCGATGGCACCATGCGCACATCGACAGACTTGTCTTTCTTTCGAACCAGCGTGCTGGCAGTCGCACGGACGCGGCGGTTGCGCGCATCCTGTTGTTCAAGGACCTGTAGAATGTTGGCCGGATAGCAGGCGTGGATTATGATGCCCCCAAGGATGCTCCAGAGCTGCGTGAGGGTGACCGCGACAGTAGTCCATCCCCCAACCGAGGGCAGAACCTCCTTTGCCCAGGCCGCCATCGCGGTGACCAGAAACGGAAGGATGACTGCACGCAAAACAAGGTCGCTCTTGAAGCCGAGAGCCATGAAGAGCAGCGTGGCAAAAAGTCCTTGAATCGCCAACGAGCACACATACCACACGAGAGGGCCTCGGGCGATGAACAGATTCATGATGAACCACCCCACTGAGGGCGCGAACAGCTTCAACTTGGCAGGAAGATAGCGGTTGGCGGAGCTGTTGATGGCTGCCACCACGAGCACCAGCGCTGAACCGAAGATCATCTTCGTTACTACTTTTGCTTCCCTGCCTGTGCGGGTTGCGAAACAAAGAGAGATGGAAAAccagggcgagggggagggtggaaGAGCACActcccgcggcggtgctcaACGAGGCGGCCGtaaacaacaaaaagaaaaacgtgTTGATGAAGCACGGGGGAGGGACAAACAAGCGGGGACCTGAAGGATGActgccgcagaggcggtTGCCGAAGAACAACCACAACGAAGTAAAGAAATAGAGAGCTGACAATCCAAAAGgcacaaaagaaaagacgCGAGTCTTTGCGAAGGGGAACAACAACGAACACAAATGAGTCCGGTCCACCACCAAGCGAAGGCGCCACAGAGCTGGGCACGACCAGGCGCCTGTTCCACTAGACCGGAGCCGACAGAAGAGGGCAGACACAGAGGCCCGGCaaccgcgcacgcgcacagagaggATCGAGAGGAGAGGCAAAGAGCGCAGACACACGAATCATTCGCAAGTCAGCGCAGCTCAAGGGGAAGCGATAAAAACACCAAAACAAAGTAGACACAGAAGAACACAAGACATAGAAAAGGTGTGtgatgcagagagagagagagagaggacagGAGGCACACCGAAGATGCCTCGAGTACACTGAAGACAGCAGCAAAGTAaaggcggcacacgcgcgggcTTGAGCACCCCTTTTTTTCCGCTTGTTTTTCACTCCGATTCACGAAATGAACAAGccaacacacacgaaaaccATGTGAGCACTCgggcaggggagggaggacggGGCTCAGTCACACACAAGCCGACAACCAGCCGGCGAGAGACGACGATTATGGGATGGATAGCGGGTGGGTGCGCCATTTTttgtttgggggggggggaggaggggcccGGAGAAAAAGGCATGAGacgaggagaggaagaggtaAGGTGGAGTGTCACCGACGAAAACGAAGTGAGAGCGCAGTGCGAGTACGGAGTGGAAGAAGCAGGTGAGGGACACGGAAAGGGAGTGCTGCGCACTCGGAGCAAATACCGTCGCGCATGCGTCGCCGAATCACGcgctctccttttttttcccaCCCTCCGTCAATGCATCACGGAATGAAAAGGGCGTCTGTCCGTGATACGCCCGTGTGTGGCTCTCCCATACCACAAAGCAACGCTCTTGTTGAGCGAGAACACACCACCGACGGCCTTTCGCACCTCCTTTGCTCACTATCAATACGAATCATTTCCTTTTGGCCGTGCATACTTTCTCAAGAACTACACCACAAACGtaagcgcgcacacaaccacagctcacccgcctctgcggcaccacggctACACTCTGGTCGTCAAGGACACACCGCCCTGCCGCAAAATCGAGCCACGCGCCTCGGGCGCCAGACGGACCCCACTGGGGTCCGCATGCCTCGATCCAAGCGGGTCGCGTACAGCGTCCTGCGCTCCACAGGggcagtggcgacggcgtctctgtcgccgcgcggGACAGGgggcggcgccaccgtgcacgccgcacgagctcgacgaggaggcgggaCAGCCGCAGGGCAGGGGGCCCTCTGAGACCCGGCCTGCgtgccgtcctcctccgcccagAGCCGCTGCAAGTCGCGCTATTCCGTGATGTGGCGCGGTGACTCGTCGCATGGGTGTCTGCAGGGCTCGGTGGTGCTCTCGTCATGCttccggcgtctgcgcctcatcagcccacCCCGTCGGGAGGTAGAGGGGCTGCCGCATGCTTCGCAGGCATGCTcgccggggggggggtgatcggcatgcgccgcttcgcgcccctccctcgcgcACCGCTGACCGCCGGATGCTTTGCCTGGGTGTGGTACGCCATGCCAGCTGCGCTCcacagcgcctgcgcgcccTTCAGAGCCGCGAGGCGGAGTCcaggcggggagggggg
Proteins encoded in this window:
- a CDS encoding conserved hypothetical protein (previous protein_id=AAZ14503.1), whose translation is MIFGSALVLVVAAINSSANRYLPAKLKLFAPSVGWFIMNLFIARGPLVWYVCSLAIQGLFATLLFMALGFKSDLVLRAVILPFLVTAMAAWAKEVLPSVGGWTTVAVTLTQLWSILGGIIIHACYPANILQVLEQQDARNRRVRATASTLVRKKDKSVDVRMVPSLDGKTELQTLVVKQGYETSRWIVYCGGNAEFLENSLNDIHVISDALKAHAILYNPRGIGFSTGYLSQLGELVEDVAAVARAYIEKERIDEHNLLFFGHSIGGGTAAQVVAECYPHASLVLDRTFSSMSDAAVAFSYLTPKVTRKVFPWFVGDLHTLAGWDSVRHNRKLVLYSKQDEVIKFDISSIARLPQFQKDGADADKAVALCGAPPSYHNSLLSAFDNYEEVCVRMSKMFSM